The proteins below come from a single Mycobacterium parmense genomic window:
- the hadB gene encoding (3R)-hydroxyacyl-ACP dehydratase subunit HadB produces the protein MPLREFNSVKVGDQLPERVYPLTRQDLVNYAGVSGDLNPIHWDDEIAKVVGLDTAIAHGMLTMGIGGGYVTSWVGDPGAVTEYNVRFTAVVPVPNDGKGAELVFSGKVKSVDPESKSVTIALTATTGGKKIFGRAIASAKLA, from the coding sequence ATGCCACTGCGTGAGTTCAATTCGGTGAAGGTGGGTGACCAGCTTCCGGAAAGGGTGTACCCCCTGACGCGCCAGGACCTGGTGAACTACGCGGGGGTCTCCGGTGACCTGAACCCGATTCACTGGGACGACGAGATCGCCAAGGTCGTCGGACTCGACACCGCCATCGCGCACGGCATGCTGACCATGGGCATCGGCGGCGGCTACGTCACCTCCTGGGTCGGCGACCCGGGGGCGGTCACCGAGTACAACGTGCGGTTCACCGCCGTGGTCCCCGTTCCCAACGACGGCAAGGGCGCCGAGCTCGTCTTCAGCGGCAAGGTGAAGTCCGTCGATCCCGAGAGCAAGTCGGTGACCATCGCGCTGACCGCCACCACCGGGGGCAAGAAGATCTTCGGACGCGCGATCGCGTCGGCGAAATTGGCCTAG
- the hadC gene encoding (3R)-hydroxyacyl-ACP dehydratase subunit HadC, which yields MALKTDIRGMTWLYPDYFEVAREQVRGFARSIKCDDPASHDEKAAAELGYGSLVAPLTFVSIFAKLVQDDFFRNVDVGMETMQIVQVDQKFIYFRPVRVGDKLFARMDIHSVDERFGADIVVTKNTCTNQDGDVILEAYTTLMGHEGDNSIQLKWDKETGQVVRTA from the coding sequence ATGGCTCTGAAGACCGATATCCGCGGGATGACTTGGCTGTACCCCGACTACTTCGAAGTGGCCCGCGAGCAGGTTCGCGGTTTCGCGCGCTCGATCAAGTGCGACGATCCGGCGAGCCACGACGAGAAGGCGGCGGCCGAACTGGGCTACGGCAGCCTCGTTGCGCCCCTGACGTTCGTCTCGATCTTCGCCAAGCTCGTCCAGGACGACTTCTTCCGCAATGTCGACGTCGGCATGGAGACCATGCAGATCGTCCAGGTCGACCAGAAGTTCATCTACTTCAGGCCGGTGCGGGTGGGCGACAAACTCTTCGCCCGGATGGACATCCACTCGGTGGACGAACGTTTCGGCGCCGACATCGTCGTCACGAAGAACACCTGCACGAACCAGGACGGCGACGTGATCCTGGAGGCCTACACCACCCTGATGGGACACGAGGGCGACAACTCGATCCAGCTGAAATGGGACAAGGAAACCGGTCAGGTCGTCCGAACCGCGTGA
- the rpmG gene encoding 50S ribosomal protein L33, with protein sequence MASSTDVRPKITLACEVCKHRNYITKKNRRNDPDRLELKKFCPNCGKHQAHRETR encoded by the coding sequence ATGGCTTCCAGTACCGACGTCCGGCCGAAGATCACTTTGGCCTGCGAGGTGTGCAAGCACCGTAACTACATCACCAAGAAGAACCGCCGGAACGACCCCGACCGGCTCGAACTCAAGAAGTTCTGCCCCAACTGCGGCAAGCACCAGGCGCACCGCGAGACACGCTAG
- a CDS encoding type II toxin-antitoxin system VapB family antitoxin, giving the protein MRKNVELEIDTDLVDEAIRRFHLADPREAVHLALRTLLNKTDDADQDDAYDEFSDLSAWEPRRSGDGG; this is encoded by the coding sequence ATGAGGAAGAATGTCGAGCTCGAAATCGACACCGACCTGGTGGATGAGGCCATCCGCCGCTTCCATTTGGCCGACCCGCGCGAGGCGGTCCATCTCGCGTTGCGGACACTTCTCAACAAGACCGACGACGCCGATCAGGACGACGCGTACGACGAGTTCAGCGACCTCAGCGCATGGGAGCCCCGCCGCTCCGGTGACGGGGGCTGA
- the hadA gene encoding (3R)-hydroxyacyl-ACP dehydratase subunit HadA, translating into MSLSTIVGMHYRYPDHYEVEREKIREYAVAVQNDSAEFFEEKSAAELGYTGLLAPLTFICVFGYMAQSAFFRHAGIEVTDQQIVQVDQVLQFSKPIVAGDKLYCDVYVDSVREAHGTQIIVTKNVITDEAGDIVQETYTTLAGRAGDDGEEGFSHATA; encoded by the coding sequence GTGTCGTTGTCCACGATCGTCGGGATGCACTACCGCTATCCCGACCACTACGAGGTCGAGCGGGAGAAGATCCGCGAGTATGCGGTGGCCGTGCAGAACGACAGCGCTGAGTTCTTCGAGGAGAAGTCGGCAGCCGAGCTCGGTTACACCGGGCTGCTCGCCCCCCTGACGTTCATCTGCGTGTTCGGCTACATGGCCCAATCGGCGTTCTTCAGGCACGCGGGCATCGAAGTCACCGACCAGCAGATCGTGCAGGTCGACCAGGTGCTGCAATTTTCGAAGCCGATCGTGGCCGGAGACAAGCTCTACTGTGACGTGTACGTGGACTCGGTGCGCGAGGCGCACGGCACGCAGATCATCGTGACCAAGAACGTCATCACCGACGAAGCCGGTGACATTGTGCAGGAGACGTACACGACCCTGGCGGGTCGTGCCGGCGACGATGGGGAAGAGGGATTCAGCCATGCCACTGCGTGA